Proteins from a single region of Nomia melanderi isolate GNS246 chromosome 9, iyNomMela1, whole genome shotgun sequence:
- the Nsun2 gene encoding tRNA (cytosine(34)-C(5))-methyltransferase Nsun2 codes for MGKGRKHTPKKNFAEKRREKQKKKDKWDRTPHRSYADIIRENKDFENYYKTQGIVPDDQWESFMNTMKTNLPVAFRITGSKLEAKRLLETIKGDFFKEILNASLENDSENNEEAKKILHCLPFYPDGLAWQLQLTRKDIRRSEAYFRLHNFLVVETNCGSISRQEVVSMVPPLVLDVKPSHKILDMCAAPGSKTAQLIEMIHSEEGKALPEGFVIANDLDNNRCYMLVHQAKRLNSPVILITNHDASVLPNLTFTKADNTQELLRFDRILADVPCSGDGTMRKNPDIWCKWSPANGNNLHGIQYRIARRGLELLTVGGRMVYSTCSLNPIENEAVLHRLLLETGDSVHIVDGRDLVPGLVCDAGVSHWLPASKDLQYYKSWEDVPEQWQTQVRPKMFPPKPEDAAKFHLERCMRILPHHQDTGGFFVAVLEKVKLLPWESCKGNSDTKEANEVSNMGEEAEKDNDKSSASGKRPLNDENKLRGPRSKRRRVKGFREDPFLFFKDDQEDVWLSIKKFYDISDELDPKCLLVRNEGSKKKNIYYTSPEIRNVVLSNEDQIKLINTGVKSFVRCDNRSISKNMNIPFRLAWEGLQTLINYIGDGRRVSLNKDDLITLLQNNNPIAPPEIAKLHLDTQERLKNLATGSCVLIYEEKESENPNPLKLKIVGWRGTMSLRAYVPLIDAIHYLRLLGADCSKFEKNKFKENRESLAVEEASNEEDTDKLEIINKSEETTESETINKSEEVNELETTNKSEETRKLESTNKLEETKELETTNKSKIANEPNADENEVTEKKDNSNEADEVKIPNELKE; via the exons atggGAAAAGGACGAAAACATACGCCAAAAAAAAATTTCGCCGAAAAACGCCGCGAAAAACAAAAG AAAAAAGATAAATGGGATCGTACACCTCACCGTAGCTATGCAGACATTATTAGAGAAAATAAAGACttcgaaaattattataaaactcaGGGAATCGTTCCTGATGATCAATGGGAATCATTTATGAATACAATGAAAACAAATCTTCCAGTAGCATTTAGGATTACTGGATCTAAATTGGAAGCTAAACGATTACTTGAGACTATCAAAGGAGATTTCTTTAAAGAAATTCTTAATGCAAGTCTAGAAAATGactcagaaaataatgaagaagCAAAGAAGATATTACATTGTTTACCATTTTATCCAGATGGCTTAGCATGGCAATTGCAGTTGACTAGAAAAGATATTAGGAGATCAGAAGCTTATTTTagattacataattttttagttGTCGAAACAAATTGTGGAAGTATCAGTAGACAAGAGGTGGTTAGCATGGTACCACCTTTGGTATTAGATGTAAAACCTTCACATAAG attttagaTATGTGTGCTGCTCCTGGATCAAAGACAGCTCAACTCATAGAAATGATACATTCCGAAGAGGGAAAAGCACTTCCAG aGGGTTTTGTAATAGCTAATGATTTGGACAATAATCGTTGTTACATGCTTGTACACCAAGCAAAGAGACTGAATAGTccagttattttaattacaaatcacgATGCATCTGTATTACCTAACTTAACTTTCACAAAAGCAGATAATACTCAAGAACTATTAAG GTTTGATAGAATACTTGCCGATGTACCATGCAGTGGAGATGGTACCATGAGAAAAAATCCAGATATTTGGTGTAAGTGGAGCCCAGCAAACGGTAACAATCTTCATgg aattcaatataGGATAGCTAGGAGAGGTTTGGAGTTACTGACAGTTGGAGGTAGAATGGTATATTCTACATGTTCAttaaatccaatagaaaatgaagCTGTGCTTCACAGACTTCTACTAGAAACTGGAGATTCTGTGCACATAGTTGATGGCAGAGATTTGGTTCCTGGATTAGTATGTGATGCAG GTGTGTCGCATTGGCTACCAGCATCAAAAGATTTACAGTACTATAAATCATGGGAAGATGTGCCAGAACAATGGCAAACACAGGTTCGACCAAAAATGTTTCCACCAAAACCAGAAGATGCTGCCAAATTTCATCTCGAACGATG TATGAGGATATTACCACATCATCAAGACACTGGCGGTTTCTTCGTGGCCGTTTTAGAGAAAGTAAAACTTTTACCGTGGGAGTCGTGTAAAGGTAATTCTGATACTAAAGAAGCTAATGAAGTATCAAATATGGGGGAAGAGGCAGAAAAAGATAATGATAAAAGCTCAGCCTCTGGAAAACGACCattaaatgatgaaaataaacTACGTGGCCCGAGAAGTAAACGTAGAAGGGTTAAGGGATTTAGGGAGGAtccatttcttttctttaaagATGACCAGGAAGACGTGTGGTTATCGATTAA aaaattctaTGACATATCTGACGAATTAGACCCTAAATGTTTGTTGGTTCGAAATGAAGGtagtaaaaaaaagaatatttactaTACATCGCCGGAAATTCGTAACGTCGTCCTGTCCAATGaagatcaaataaaattaatcaatacGGGAGTGAAATCATTTGTACGTTGCGATAACAGGAGTATAAGCAAAAATATGAATATCCCATTCAGACTTGCGTGGGAGGGCTTGCAAActcttattaattatattggTGATGGTAGGAGGGTTTCATTAAATAAAGATGATTTGATAAcactattacaaaataataatcctATAGCACCACCTGAAATCGCAAAACTTCATCTGGACACACAAGAACGTTTAAAGAATCTTG CGACTGGAAGTTGCGTTCTCATTTATGAAGAAAAAGAGTCTGAAAATCCAAAtccattgaaattaaaaatcgtgGGATGGAGAGGTACTATGTCTCTGAGGGCTTATGTTCCATTGATTGATGCGATACATTATTTACGTTTGCTAGGAGCTGATTGTTCAAAATTCG agaaaaacaaatttaaggAGAACCGGGAATCTCTTGCAGTTGAAGAAGCGAGTAATGAAGAAGATACTgataaattagaaattattaataaatcggAAGAAACAACAGAATCAGAAACTATTAATAAGTCGGAGGAAGTAAACGAATTAGAAACTACTAATAAATCGGAAGAAACGAGAAAATTAGAAAGTACTAATAAATTggaagaaacaaaagaattggAAACTACTAATAAATCGAAAATTGCTAACGAACCAAATGCTGATGAAAACGAAGTTACTGAAAAAAAGGACAATTCAAATGAAGCCGATGAAGTAAAAATACCGAACGAATTGAAAGAATGA
- the LOC116431298 gene encoding centrosomal protein of 104 kDa isoform X2: MPRKIGFHVVYATSEEDRHSSLELNVHGPTVRGWQSSRRCTYPQELILRLHGPTKLTRIQVLAHQYLIPEKLEIWTSREENASVTTEFSYLGYITLSDNASTMYKSRELKSVALPETEAVSLKLRLHKPHSNAHNVYQQVGLIAINILGEPYGQDLTGQGDAPFNPHYTSPYDDLAFEMYVDREVAKIIRQMEAKKLQAVEEERFEYASKLKVAMENLRKAGERLGKYELEKKYAIALEDYDKAKAKKAQAQQYRQQVYQSLEVQDLLEIHGPLEKNNQSSVEGKEPVSVDTTNTTAAPEDITSPPRLVIPPNRDGAISPTGPAHQPPVSPLHQKPNSPEVTDSPTNGVIERQNNCNKGSLRRKTKSAGPALRSSYEAYEERTIPALRHSHTNEFTRECHMENTETKVVSKLNDREKKQAALPIAVFGMEMVEKFYSKQFTDKEEGLMQLKEELRTFDPEVSKHSANKTARAAILLLHRALRDKVYSVYSLAAQLIRIFFSEFATDRVSSTEIARSVERLLPELLTKSGDTTPRIHNMAVHTILSMADCKCVRELHLIPVHLTRPVSSSTHQRLALSRLEMVEQLILNHGISTDKQSGLTCRTLSELGSSGLHHPAEAVRKVSERILVLVYKVNPRLVRKQLPPDDDITRRNLLYRQLFHEFDLIDLQRKKEAEACHKTTTPTRTKSTENNVANLTKSPSRTSPVVSTGSSTSITSPSENSTDHKGDKVCIFCLSKGQGYSEEGLNIHYWRSCPMLTKCESCKQVVEISYLNLHLLNECDMRSNYVKCETCKLAIHENSFDEHRKSNKCTKPIEGYDRCPLCSSLVNQNKWREHLMGEHPCTNNPRNKLGKSCSKSPSNSQNLGGKMTSPTSRDY, translated from the exons ATGCCGAGAAAAATCGGATTCCACGTCGTGTACGCCACCA GCGAAGAGGACAGACACTCTTCGTTGGAACTGAACGTTCATGGACCGACGGTAAGGGGTTGGCAAAGTTCAAGAAGATGTACATATCCTCAAGAACTCATTCTGCGCCTCCACGGGCCGACAAAGTTGACTAGGATTCAAGTGTTAGCTCACCAGTACCTTATCC CGGAGAAACTGGAAATTTGGACATCGCGGGAAGAGAATGCCTCAGTCACAACGGAGTTCAGTTATTTGGGTTACATTACGTTGTCCGACAATGCTTCAACCATGTACAAAAGCAGGGAGCTTAAGAGCGTCGCACTTCCAGAGACAGAGGCAGTCTCCTTAAAACTGAGATTACATAAACCGCACAGCAATGCGCACAATGTTTATCAGCAG GTTGGCCTTATCGCTATCAATATCCTCGGTGAACCTTACGGGCAAGACTTAACGGGTCAAGGGGATGCGCCGTTCAATCCTCACTATACGTCTCCGTACGACGACTTAGCTTTCGAAATGTACGTCGATCGCGAGGTCGCCAAAATTATCAGACAAATGGAGGCAAAAAAGTTACAAGCGGTCGAAG AGGAGAGGTTCGAATACGCTTCAAAGTTAAAAGTAGCTATGGAGAATTTAAGAAAAGCTGGAGAACGACTTGGGAAGTACGAATTGGAGAAAAAATATGCAATCGCATTAGAGGATTATGATAAGGCCAAGGCAAAAAAAGCACAAGCGCAACAATATAGGCAGCAAGTCTACCAGAGCTTAGAAGTGCAAGATCTACTTGAAATCCATGGC CCGCTGGAGAAAAATAATCAGTCTTCAGTCGAAGGTAAAGAACCGGTATCTGTAGATACGACAAATACCACTGCGGCGCCCGAGGACATTACGTCTCCCCCGAGATTAGTGATACCACCCAATCGCGACGGAGCTATATCTCCTACTGGTCCCGCTCATCAACCACCTGTTTCGCCTCTGCATCAAAAACCGAATAGTCCTG AAGTTACTGATAGTCCTACAAATGGAGTCATTGAGAGGCAAAACAATTGCAACAAGGGATCCCTCAGACGGAAAACCAAGTCGGCAGGACCGGCACTTCGGTCTAGCTATGAAGCTTACGAAGAGAGGACGATTCCAGCTTTAAGACA CTCGCACACGAATGAATTCACAAGAGAATGTCACATGGAGAATACGGAGACTAAGGTGGTTTCGAAGCTGAACGACAGAGAAAAAAAGCAAGCTGCATTACCTATAGCCGTCTTCGGAATGGAAATG GTGgagaaattctattcgaaacaaTTCACGGACAAAGAAGAGGGGCTGATGCAGCTAAAGGAGGAACTAAGAACATTCGATCCAGAAGTTTCAAAACACTCTGCAAATAAAACAGCTAGAGCTGCGATTTTGTTGCTGCATAGAGCTCTCAGGGATAAGGTCTACAGCGTGTACAGTCTAGCGGCGCAATTAATTAGGATTTTCTTCTCAGAGTTTGCGACAGATAG agtATCCTCCACCGAAATCGCAAGAAGCGTAGAACGTCTTCTTCCAGAGTTGCTAACTAAATCAGGCGACACTACTCCGAGGATTCATAACATGGCAGTGCATACGATATTGAGTATGGCAGACTGCAAGTGTGTCAGGGAATTGCATTTAATACCGGTGCATTTAACGAGACCAGTTAGCAGTAGTACACACCAACGGCTGGCTCTTAGTAGGCTAGAAATGGTGGAGCAATTAATTCTCAACCATGGAATATCTACTGACAAACAAAG CGGACTCACGTGTCGAACGTTGTCAGAGCTAGGTTCTTCAGGCTTGCACCATCCAGCGGAAGCAGTCAGAAAAGTTTCAGAGAGAATTTTAGTGTTGGTGTACAAAGTGAATCCTAGACTGGTTCGCAAACAATTACCTCCGGACGATGACATAAcaagaagaaatttattgtacCGTCAACTTTTCCATGAGTTTGATCTCATCGATCTTCAG AGGAAAAAGGAAGCGGAAGCATGTCATAAAACAACGACACCAACACGAACGAAGTCAACAGAGAATAATGTAGCGAACTTAACGAAATCTCCTTCGAGAACAAGTCCCGTCGTTAGTACTGGAAGTTCAACGAGTATAACATCTCCGTCCGAGAATAGTACAGATCATAAGGGAGACAA GGTGTGCATATTTTGCCTTTCAAAGGGGCAAGGATATTCAGAAGAGGGtctgaatattcattattggAGAAGTTGTCCTATGTTGACGAAATGTGAATCGTGCAAGCAAGTGGTAGAAATTTCGTATTTGAATCTTCACTTATTAA ATGAATGTGATATGCGAAGCAATTATGTAAAATGCGAAACGTGCAAGCTAGCTATTCACGAAAATTCTTTCGACGAGCATAGAAAGAGTAATAAGTGTACAA AACCCATCGAAGGCTACGATCGTTGCCCACTCTGCTCTAGTCTTGTGAATCAAAATAAGTGGAGGGAGCATCTTATGGGTGAACATCCCTGTACAAATAACCCACGGAACAAACTAGGGAAAAGCT GCTCGAAATCTCCATCCAATTCTCAAAATCTCGGTGGAAAGATGACGTCCCCAACCAGTAGAGACTACTAG
- the LOC116431298 gene encoding centrosomal protein of 104 kDa isoform X1 codes for MPRKIGFHVVYATSEEDRHSSLELNVHGPTVRGWQSSRRCTYPQELILRLHGPTKLTRIQVLAHQYLIPEKLEIWTSREENASVTTEFSYLGYITLSDNASTMYKSRELKSVALPETEAVSLKLRLHKPHSNAHNVYQQVGLIAINILGEPYGQDLTGQGDAPFNPHYTSPYDDLAFEMYVDREVAKIIRQMEAKKLQAVEEERFEYASKLKVAMENLRKAGERLGKYELEKKYAIALEDYDKAKAKKAQAQQYRQQVYQSLEVQDLLEIHGPLEKNNQSSVEGKEPVSVDTTNTTAAPEDITSPPRLVIPPNRDGAISPTGPAHQPPVSPLHQKPNSPEVTDSPTNGVIERQNNCNKGSLRRKTKSAGPALRSSYEAYEERTIPALRHSHTNEFTRECHMENTETKVVSKLNDREKKQAALPIAVFGMEMVEKFYSKQFTDKEEGLMQLKEELRTFDPEVSKHSANKTARAAILLLHRALRDKVYSVYSLAAQLIRIFFSEFATDRVSSTEIARSVERLLPELLTKSGDTTPRIHNMAVHTILSMADCKCVRELHLIPVHLTRPVSSSTHQRLALSRLEMVEQLILNHGISTDKQRYCNCCSGLTCRTLSELGSSGLHHPAEAVRKVSERILVLVYKVNPRLVRKQLPPDDDITRRNLLYRQLFHEFDLIDLQRKKEAEACHKTTTPTRTKSTENNVANLTKSPSRTSPVVSTGSSTSITSPSENSTDHKGDKVCIFCLSKGQGYSEEGLNIHYWRSCPMLTKCESCKQVVEISYLNLHLLNECDMRSNYVKCETCKLAIHENSFDEHRKSNKCTKPIEGYDRCPLCSSLVNQNKWREHLMGEHPCTNNPRNKLGKSCSKSPSNSQNLGGKMTSPTSRDY; via the exons ATGCCGAGAAAAATCGGATTCCACGTCGTGTACGCCACCA GCGAAGAGGACAGACACTCTTCGTTGGAACTGAACGTTCATGGACCGACGGTAAGGGGTTGGCAAAGTTCAAGAAGATGTACATATCCTCAAGAACTCATTCTGCGCCTCCACGGGCCGACAAAGTTGACTAGGATTCAAGTGTTAGCTCACCAGTACCTTATCC CGGAGAAACTGGAAATTTGGACATCGCGGGAAGAGAATGCCTCAGTCACAACGGAGTTCAGTTATTTGGGTTACATTACGTTGTCCGACAATGCTTCAACCATGTACAAAAGCAGGGAGCTTAAGAGCGTCGCACTTCCAGAGACAGAGGCAGTCTCCTTAAAACTGAGATTACATAAACCGCACAGCAATGCGCACAATGTTTATCAGCAG GTTGGCCTTATCGCTATCAATATCCTCGGTGAACCTTACGGGCAAGACTTAACGGGTCAAGGGGATGCGCCGTTCAATCCTCACTATACGTCTCCGTACGACGACTTAGCTTTCGAAATGTACGTCGATCGCGAGGTCGCCAAAATTATCAGACAAATGGAGGCAAAAAAGTTACAAGCGGTCGAAG AGGAGAGGTTCGAATACGCTTCAAAGTTAAAAGTAGCTATGGAGAATTTAAGAAAAGCTGGAGAACGACTTGGGAAGTACGAATTGGAGAAAAAATATGCAATCGCATTAGAGGATTATGATAAGGCCAAGGCAAAAAAAGCACAAGCGCAACAATATAGGCAGCAAGTCTACCAGAGCTTAGAAGTGCAAGATCTACTTGAAATCCATGGC CCGCTGGAGAAAAATAATCAGTCTTCAGTCGAAGGTAAAGAACCGGTATCTGTAGATACGACAAATACCACTGCGGCGCCCGAGGACATTACGTCTCCCCCGAGATTAGTGATACCACCCAATCGCGACGGAGCTATATCTCCTACTGGTCCCGCTCATCAACCACCTGTTTCGCCTCTGCATCAAAAACCGAATAGTCCTG AAGTTACTGATAGTCCTACAAATGGAGTCATTGAGAGGCAAAACAATTGCAACAAGGGATCCCTCAGACGGAAAACCAAGTCGGCAGGACCGGCACTTCGGTCTAGCTATGAAGCTTACGAAGAGAGGACGATTCCAGCTTTAAGACA CTCGCACACGAATGAATTCACAAGAGAATGTCACATGGAGAATACGGAGACTAAGGTGGTTTCGAAGCTGAACGACAGAGAAAAAAAGCAAGCTGCATTACCTATAGCCGTCTTCGGAATGGAAATG GTGgagaaattctattcgaaacaaTTCACGGACAAAGAAGAGGGGCTGATGCAGCTAAAGGAGGAACTAAGAACATTCGATCCAGAAGTTTCAAAACACTCTGCAAATAAAACAGCTAGAGCTGCGATTTTGTTGCTGCATAGAGCTCTCAGGGATAAGGTCTACAGCGTGTACAGTCTAGCGGCGCAATTAATTAGGATTTTCTTCTCAGAGTTTGCGACAGATAG agtATCCTCCACCGAAATCGCAAGAAGCGTAGAACGTCTTCTTCCAGAGTTGCTAACTAAATCAGGCGACACTACTCCGAGGATTCATAACATGGCAGTGCATACGATATTGAGTATGGCAGACTGCAAGTGTGTCAGGGAATTGCATTTAATACCGGTGCATTTAACGAGACCAGTTAGCAGTAGTACACACCAACGGCTGGCTCTTAGTAGGCTAGAAATGGTGGAGCAATTAATTCTCAACCATGGAATATCTACTGACAAACAAAG ATATTGTAACTGTTGCAGCGGACTCACGTGTCGAACGTTGTCAGAGCTAGGTTCTTCAGGCTTGCACCATCCAGCGGAAGCAGTCAGAAAAGTTTCAGAGAGAATTTTAGTGTTGGTGTACAAAGTGAATCCTAGACTGGTTCGCAAACAATTACCTCCGGACGATGACATAAcaagaagaaatttattgtacCGTCAACTTTTCCATGAGTTTGATCTCATCGATCTTCAG AGGAAAAAGGAAGCGGAAGCATGTCATAAAACAACGACACCAACACGAACGAAGTCAACAGAGAATAATGTAGCGAACTTAACGAAATCTCCTTCGAGAACAAGTCCCGTCGTTAGTACTGGAAGTTCAACGAGTATAACATCTCCGTCCGAGAATAGTACAGATCATAAGGGAGACAA GGTGTGCATATTTTGCCTTTCAAAGGGGCAAGGATATTCAGAAGAGGGtctgaatattcattattggAGAAGTTGTCCTATGTTGACGAAATGTGAATCGTGCAAGCAAGTGGTAGAAATTTCGTATTTGAATCTTCACTTATTAA ATGAATGTGATATGCGAAGCAATTATGTAAAATGCGAAACGTGCAAGCTAGCTATTCACGAAAATTCTTTCGACGAGCATAGAAAGAGTAATAAGTGTACAA AACCCATCGAAGGCTACGATCGTTGCCCACTCTGCTCTAGTCTTGTGAATCAAAATAAGTGGAGGGAGCATCTTATGGGTGAACATCCCTGTACAAATAACCCACGGAACAAACTAGGGAAAAGCT GCTCGAAATCTCCATCCAATTCTCAAAATCTCGGTGGAAAGATGACGTCCCCAACCAGTAGAGACTACTAG
- the LOC116431298 gene encoding centrosomal protein of 104 kDa isoform X3, whose protein sequence is MYKSRELKSVALPETEAVSLKLRLHKPHSNAHNVYQQVGLIAINILGEPYGQDLTGQGDAPFNPHYTSPYDDLAFEMYVDREVAKIIRQMEAKKLQAVEEERFEYASKLKVAMENLRKAGERLGKYELEKKYAIALEDYDKAKAKKAQAQQYRQQVYQSLEVQDLLEIHGPLEKNNQSSVEGKEPVSVDTTNTTAAPEDITSPPRLVIPPNRDGAISPTGPAHQPPVSPLHQKPNSPEVTDSPTNGVIERQNNCNKGSLRRKTKSAGPALRSSYEAYEERTIPALRHSHTNEFTRECHMENTETKVVSKLNDREKKQAALPIAVFGMEMVEKFYSKQFTDKEEGLMQLKEELRTFDPEVSKHSANKTARAAILLLHRALRDKVYSVYSLAAQLIRIFFSEFATDRVSSTEIARSVERLLPELLTKSGDTTPRIHNMAVHTILSMADCKCVRELHLIPVHLTRPVSSSTHQRLALSRLEMVEQLILNHGISTDKQRYCNCCSGLTCRTLSELGSSGLHHPAEAVRKVSERILVLVYKVNPRLVRKQLPPDDDITRRNLLYRQLFHEFDLIDLQRKKEAEACHKTTTPTRTKSTENNVANLTKSPSRTSPVVSTGSSTSITSPSENSTDHKGDKVCIFCLSKGQGYSEEGLNIHYWRSCPMLTKCESCKQVVEISYLNLHLLNECDMRSNYVKCETCKLAIHENSFDEHRKSNKCTKPIEGYDRCPLCSSLVNQNKWREHLMGEHPCTNNPRNKLGKSCSKSPSNSQNLGGKMTSPTSRDY, encoded by the exons ATGTACAAAAGCAGGGAGCTTAAGAGCGTCGCACTTCCAGAGACAGAGGCAGTCTCCTTAAAACTGAGATTACATAAACCGCACAGCAATGCGCACAATGTTTATCAGCAG GTTGGCCTTATCGCTATCAATATCCTCGGTGAACCTTACGGGCAAGACTTAACGGGTCAAGGGGATGCGCCGTTCAATCCTCACTATACGTCTCCGTACGACGACTTAGCTTTCGAAATGTACGTCGATCGCGAGGTCGCCAAAATTATCAGACAAATGGAGGCAAAAAAGTTACAAGCGGTCGAAG AGGAGAGGTTCGAATACGCTTCAAAGTTAAAAGTAGCTATGGAGAATTTAAGAAAAGCTGGAGAACGACTTGGGAAGTACGAATTGGAGAAAAAATATGCAATCGCATTAGAGGATTATGATAAGGCCAAGGCAAAAAAAGCACAAGCGCAACAATATAGGCAGCAAGTCTACCAGAGCTTAGAAGTGCAAGATCTACTTGAAATCCATGGC CCGCTGGAGAAAAATAATCAGTCTTCAGTCGAAGGTAAAGAACCGGTATCTGTAGATACGACAAATACCACTGCGGCGCCCGAGGACATTACGTCTCCCCCGAGATTAGTGATACCACCCAATCGCGACGGAGCTATATCTCCTACTGGTCCCGCTCATCAACCACCTGTTTCGCCTCTGCATCAAAAACCGAATAGTCCTG AAGTTACTGATAGTCCTACAAATGGAGTCATTGAGAGGCAAAACAATTGCAACAAGGGATCCCTCAGACGGAAAACCAAGTCGGCAGGACCGGCACTTCGGTCTAGCTATGAAGCTTACGAAGAGAGGACGATTCCAGCTTTAAGACA CTCGCACACGAATGAATTCACAAGAGAATGTCACATGGAGAATACGGAGACTAAGGTGGTTTCGAAGCTGAACGACAGAGAAAAAAAGCAAGCTGCATTACCTATAGCCGTCTTCGGAATGGAAATG GTGgagaaattctattcgaaacaaTTCACGGACAAAGAAGAGGGGCTGATGCAGCTAAAGGAGGAACTAAGAACATTCGATCCAGAAGTTTCAAAACACTCTGCAAATAAAACAGCTAGAGCTGCGATTTTGTTGCTGCATAGAGCTCTCAGGGATAAGGTCTACAGCGTGTACAGTCTAGCGGCGCAATTAATTAGGATTTTCTTCTCAGAGTTTGCGACAGATAG agtATCCTCCACCGAAATCGCAAGAAGCGTAGAACGTCTTCTTCCAGAGTTGCTAACTAAATCAGGCGACACTACTCCGAGGATTCATAACATGGCAGTGCATACGATATTGAGTATGGCAGACTGCAAGTGTGTCAGGGAATTGCATTTAATACCGGTGCATTTAACGAGACCAGTTAGCAGTAGTACACACCAACGGCTGGCTCTTAGTAGGCTAGAAATGGTGGAGCAATTAATTCTCAACCATGGAATATCTACTGACAAACAAAG ATATTGTAACTGTTGCAGCGGACTCACGTGTCGAACGTTGTCAGAGCTAGGTTCTTCAGGCTTGCACCATCCAGCGGAAGCAGTCAGAAAAGTTTCAGAGAGAATTTTAGTGTTGGTGTACAAAGTGAATCCTAGACTGGTTCGCAAACAATTACCTCCGGACGATGACATAAcaagaagaaatttattgtacCGTCAACTTTTCCATGAGTTTGATCTCATCGATCTTCAG AGGAAAAAGGAAGCGGAAGCATGTCATAAAACAACGACACCAACACGAACGAAGTCAACAGAGAATAATGTAGCGAACTTAACGAAATCTCCTTCGAGAACAAGTCCCGTCGTTAGTACTGGAAGTTCAACGAGTATAACATCTCCGTCCGAGAATAGTACAGATCATAAGGGAGACAA GGTGTGCATATTTTGCCTTTCAAAGGGGCAAGGATATTCAGAAGAGGGtctgaatattcattattggAGAAGTTGTCCTATGTTGACGAAATGTGAATCGTGCAAGCAAGTGGTAGAAATTTCGTATTTGAATCTTCACTTATTAA ATGAATGTGATATGCGAAGCAATTATGTAAAATGCGAAACGTGCAAGCTAGCTATTCACGAAAATTCTTTCGACGAGCATAGAAAGAGTAATAAGTGTACAA AACCCATCGAAGGCTACGATCGTTGCCCACTCTGCTCTAGTCTTGTGAATCAAAATAAGTGGAGGGAGCATCTTATGGGTGAACATCCCTGTACAAATAACCCACGGAACAAACTAGGGAAAAGCT GCTCGAAATCTCCATCCAATTCTCAAAATCTCGGTGGAAAGATGACGTCCCCAACCAGTAGAGACTACTAG